The Novipirellula caenicola genome contains a region encoding:
- a CDS encoding Do family serine endopeptidase has product MNHRVSKRSKLRAALLAAPLTVAATGALIAAAPATHVETETATASAAAPVLRSESIGVANALSDAFRDVATHVLPSVVAIENRPDMSWQSAKPPIPESGQSLGQENPFKGTPFEDMFRNQEFGQRGGQTPGPMTPRQSPRSQAGIGSGVIIDSAGIVLTNNHVVEGGGTVIIKTQDGREFVATEVLTDPQTDIAVVKFDGDSSLVAAKIGDSDAMEVGDWVVALGQPFGLESTVTAGIVSAKNRGIGITDRENFIQTDAAINPGNSGGPLVNLRGEVIGINTAISSRGGGNNGVGFAVPSNLAHWVSDQLVDHGLVKRSYLGVSIQPVNYELSTQLGVAPKSGVVVTNVFPKTPAAKSGLKTGDVIVNFGGIHVTTPQQLQLAVERSPIGKTLTVDVVRDGKSIELSYEAEVAPNQFGASTKSAEKSDGVKMQSLGLEISELSADVAKQLGMESQSGVVITRVQEGSAAAESGLEPGMVIVQVNRQDVSNPGEFERRIAEDSDGSVLLLVRSEQGSRFVVVQN; this is encoded by the coding sequence ATGAACCATCGTGTTTCAAAACGTTCTAAATTGCGTGCCGCGTTATTGGCCGCTCCGCTGACCGTCGCCGCAACGGGGGCGTTGATTGCCGCTGCACCAGCGACGCATGTCGAAACCGAAACCGCAACGGCCTCTGCTGCAGCTCCGGTGTTACGCAGTGAATCCATCGGCGTCGCCAACGCGTTGTCGGACGCATTCCGAGACGTTGCCACCCATGTTTTGCCATCGGTGGTGGCAATTGAAAATCGCCCCGATATGTCTTGGCAATCGGCCAAACCGCCAATTCCCGAAAGCGGTCAATCGCTCGGCCAAGAGAATCCCTTCAAGGGAACTCCGTTTGAAGACATGTTTCGAAATCAAGAGTTCGGCCAACGCGGAGGACAAACCCCTGGCCCGATGACGCCGCGGCAATCGCCTCGTTCGCAAGCGGGGATCGGTTCGGGAGTGATCATTGATTCGGCTGGGATCGTGTTGACGAACAACCATGTCGTCGAAGGCGGCGGGACGGTGATCATCAAAACTCAAGATGGTCGTGAGTTTGTTGCGACGGAGGTTTTGACCGACCCGCAAACCGATATTGCGGTGGTCAAATTCGACGGCGACTCGAGTCTAGTGGCGGCGAAGATTGGTGACAGCGATGCGATGGAAGTCGGCGATTGGGTGGTCGCACTTGGTCAGCCCTTTGGACTGGAGAGCACCGTCACCGCAGGGATCGTCAGTGCCAAGAATCGTGGCATTGGGATCACCGATCGCGAAAACTTCATCCAAACGGACGCCGCGATCAACCCTGGTAACAGCGGCGGACCGCTGGTGAATCTGCGTGGCGAAGTGATTGGAATCAATACCGCGATCTCATCCCGCGGAGGCGGTAATAACGGGGTGGGCTTTGCGGTGCCATCGAATTTGGCACACTGGGTCAGTGATCAATTGGTGGATCATGGGCTGGTCAAACGGTCGTACCTCGGGGTTAGCATCCAACCGGTCAACTACGAATTGAGCACCCAGCTCGGTGTGGCTCCCAAAAGCGGTGTGGTCGTGACGAACGTGTTCCCGAAAACGCCAGCGGCGAAGTCGGGACTAAAGACAGGTGACGTGATTGTCAATTTTGGTGGTATCCATGTCACCACGCCTCAGCAATTGCAATTGGCAGTGGAACGATCGCCGATCGGAAAAACGTTGACGGTGGATGTCGTGCGTGATGGCAAGTCGATCGAATTATCGTACGAAGCCGAGGTGGCGCCGAATCAATTCGGGGCGAGCACGAAGTCAGCTGAAAAGAGTGACGGCGTGAAAATGCAGTCGCTGGGATTGGAGATAAGCGAGTTGTCGGCCGACGTCGCGAAGCAATTGGGAATGGAATCGCAATCGGGAGTCGTCATCACGCGTGTGCAGGAAGGCAGCGCTGCGGCGGAATCGGGATTGGAACCAGGAATGGTGATTGTGCAAGTGAATCGACAGGACGTGTCGAATCCTGGCGAATTCGAGCGGCGGATTGCCGAAGATTCCGATGGATCGGTGCTGTTGTTGGTTCGAAGCGAGCAGGGTTCACGCTTTGTCGTGGTGCAGAACTAA
- a CDS encoding efflux RND transporter permease subunit has product MKSLIAWSVKNWQAMNVIMLGTLLLGAWSLSQLRREFWPDFELYVVNISVVYPGASPDEIEQGILEKIEEAIRTVDGIDEMTSSAREGIGSVTLELDSDSKQADAQRVLTEVTTLIDQIPSFPELAEKPDVRLNTNFTTAIRVAVLGPKNSGAGNGNNDEAVAEAALELRRVAERVRNDLLALQNVSVADLVGAPDYQIDIEIPEHTLREYNLSLSEVAGIVRANNVELPGGTLKGRSQEILLRGSDKSEIGEEIASIPLVSQNSGVVLTVGDLGIVRDEFAVDATINEVNGRPAVVVSVESTSADDLIAVSEEVREYVENEKARLPDGYSMLHMRDRSVSVKNRLNLLASNGWMGLLLVFLVLALFLEMRLAWWVALGIPVSLLGACIYMLQSGQTLNMTSMFAFLIALGIVVDDAIVVGENIYAHREQGKSYRDAAIDGAAEVMPSVITAILTTVIAFVPIMYLEGNIKRLTVVLPLCVGAMLFISMVESLTILPAHLAHRRSRFLDVLTWILFPFRPIAWLLHRSNQGLTRFLNWFIERVYTPLLNVSLRNPAVVMSAAAGLLILSFGVVRSGMVPFLLLPKIDFGFITVQITYPDGTPVTVTDAATKRLEQAIWRINQRSIDEGLTTDPSGFVQAVQRTVGSSGDEVGAAPASHVGGIFVQLNDIGERTVSSADIVRMWREESGRFPGAEAVAYGATPRGPASLPIEMRLMATAENMDQMDAAIARCKAKLAEYPYVSDIATDTRQGKWEYRMKVRDDAKAMGISLADVAGTVRASYYGEEVMRLQRGRHEVPLRVRYPREDRNTLVSFNGIRIRNGDGIERPLSEVADVEVARGYSEIRRVNQMRSIGVVADVDETQGNAFNVVADLRANFVPEFEAEFPGVRLEWAGQQEQTTETVNSLMIGFFVVVGAMFLLLTIQFGSCWQAILILSIIPFGFIGAILGHIVMGIELTLFSIFGIVALAGVVVNDSIVLVDFINRRVEEGLPIREAIVDGGRRRFRAVLLTSVTTVAGMLPILLERSKEAQVVSPMATSLAFGLTLSTVLVLVLAPVMYLITARFSSGEEVAVE; this is encoded by the coding sequence ATGAAATCGCTTATCGCTTGGTCGGTCAAAAATTGGCAGGCCATGAATGTCATTATGCTCGGCACCCTGCTGCTGGGCGCATGGAGTTTGTCACAGCTGCGTCGTGAGTTTTGGCCCGACTTTGAACTTTACGTCGTCAATATTTCGGTGGTCTATCCTGGTGCCAGTCCGGATGAAATCGAACAGGGCATTTTAGAAAAGATCGAAGAGGCGATTCGCACCGTTGACGGCATTGACGAAATGACCTCGTCGGCTCGCGAGGGGATCGGCAGCGTCACGCTCGAATTGGACAGCGACTCCAAGCAAGCCGATGCGCAGCGAGTGTTGACCGAAGTCACCACGTTGATCGATCAAATCCCCAGCTTTCCTGAGTTGGCGGAAAAACCGGACGTTCGTTTGAACACCAATTTCACCACCGCGATTCGGGTGGCGGTGTTGGGACCCAAAAACTCGGGCGCGGGCAATGGCAACAACGACGAAGCGGTTGCCGAAGCGGCCTTGGAATTACGACGCGTTGCTGAGCGTGTTCGCAACGATTTGTTGGCGCTACAGAATGTGTCGGTCGCTGATTTGGTGGGCGCTCCCGACTATCAAATTGACATCGAGATTCCTGAGCATACGCTCCGCGAATACAATTTGTCGCTCAGTGAAGTCGCCGGAATCGTGCGTGCCAACAACGTTGAATTGCCAGGCGGAACGCTCAAGGGGCGGTCTCAGGAAATCTTGCTACGCGGCAGTGACAAGAGTGAGATTGGTGAGGAGATCGCGTCGATTCCGTTGGTCAGCCAGAACAGCGGGGTGGTGTTGACGGTTGGCGATTTGGGAATCGTGCGTGACGAATTTGCGGTGGATGCGACGATCAACGAGGTCAACGGGCGGCCGGCGGTCGTGGTGTCGGTCGAATCGACCAGCGCCGACGATTTGATCGCCGTCTCGGAAGAGGTGCGTGAGTATGTGGAAAATGAGAAGGCTCGTTTGCCGGACGGGTACAGCATGCTGCACATGCGAGATCGCAGCGTTAGTGTCAAGAACCGATTGAATTTGTTGGCGTCCAACGGATGGATGGGACTGTTGTTGGTGTTCTTGGTGTTGGCGCTATTTCTCGAGATGCGATTGGCGTGGTGGGTCGCGCTTGGCATCCCGGTATCGTTGTTGGGTGCGTGCATTTACATGCTGCAAAGCGGGCAGACGCTCAACATGACATCGATGTTTGCGTTTTTGATCGCGTTGGGAATTGTGGTCGATGATGCGATCGTGGTGGGCGAGAATATTTACGCTCATCGCGAACAAGGTAAAAGTTATCGCGACGCCGCGATCGACGGGGCGGCCGAGGTGATGCCTTCGGTGATCACGGCGATTTTGACCACCGTGATTGCATTCGTGCCGATCATGTACCTTGAAGGCAACATCAAGCGGTTGACCGTGGTGTTACCGCTGTGCGTCGGAGCAATGTTGTTCATTTCGATGGTCGAAAGCTTGACGATCCTGCCGGCACATTTGGCGCATCGACGCAGCCGGTTTCTTGATGTGTTGACGTGGATCCTGTTTCCATTTCGGCCGATTGCATGGTTATTGCACCGCAGCAATCAAGGGCTGACACGTTTTCTAAACTGGTTCATCGAGCGAGTTTACACTCCGCTATTGAATGTATCGCTGCGAAATCCAGCGGTCGTGATGTCGGCTGCGGCGGGATTGTTGATCTTGTCGTTCGGGGTGGTTCGATCGGGGATGGTCCCGTTTCTACTGCTGCCTAAAATCGACTTTGGGTTCATCACCGTTCAGATCACTTATCCGGATGGTACTCCGGTGACGGTCACCGATGCGGCGACCAAACGGTTAGAGCAAGCCATTTGGCGAATCAACCAACGTTCGATTGACGAAGGGCTGACGACCGATCCCAGCGGTTTTGTTCAAGCGGTGCAGCGGACCGTCGGATCTTCGGGCGACGAGGTCGGTGCGGCTCCGGCAAGCCACGTCGGAGGCATCTTTGTGCAACTGAACGATATTGGCGAGCGGACCGTGTCGAGCGCCGACATTGTTCGTATGTGGCGTGAAGAGTCGGGGCGTTTTCCTGGTGCAGAGGCGGTGGCTTATGGCGCCACGCCGCGTGGTCCCGCCTCGCTGCCGATCGAAATGCGATTGATGGCAACGGCCGAGAATATGGACCAAATGGACGCCGCGATCGCTCGCTGCAAAGCAAAGCTTGCGGAGTATCCCTATGTGTCGGACATCGCCACGGACACACGGCAAGGCAAATGGGAGTACCGAATGAAGGTCCGTGACGACGCCAAGGCGATGGGAATCTCGTTGGCGGACGTTGCCGGGACGGTGCGTGCCTCGTATTATGGCGAAGAGGTGATGCGGCTGCAACGAGGACGCCACGAGGTGCCGCTTCGTGTTCGTTATCCACGCGAAGACCGCAATACGTTAGTCAGTTTTAATGGCATCCGCATTCGCAATGGAGATGGGATCGAGCGACCGCTTAGCGAAGTTGCGGATGTCGAAGTCGCTCGAGGGTATTCAGAAATCCGCCGCGTCAATCAGATGCGATCGATCGGCGTCGTGGCCGACGTGGATGAAACGCAAGGCAACGCGTTTAACGTGGTCGCGGATCTGCGAGCTAACTTTGTGCCTGAATTCGAAGCCGAATTTCCCGGGGTTCGATTGGAGTGGGCTGGGCAACAAGAGCAGACCACCGAGACGGTCAACAGTTTAATGATCGGATTCTTCGTGGTGGTCGGCGCGATGTTCCTATTGCTGACGATCCAGTTCGGGTCGTGTTGGCAAGCCATTTTGATCCTGTCGATCATCCCGTTCGGCTTTATCGGAGCCATCTTGGGGCATATCGTGATGGGGATCGAATTGACCTTGTTCAGCATTTTTGGCATCGTCGCGTTAGCGGGCGTGGTCGTGAATGATTCGATCGTGTTGGTCGACTTTATCAATCGTCGAGTCGAAGAGGGGTTACCGATTCGCGAGGCGATCGTCGATGGAGGGCGACGTCGTTTCCGTGCGGTGTTGTTGACCTCCGTGACGACGGTCGCCGGCATGCTGCCGATCTTGTTGGAACGGTCCAAGGAAGCGCAAGTGGTTTCGCCGATGGCGACCAGTTTGGCGTTTGGATTGACACTCAGTACGGTGTTGGTGTTAGTGCTAGCGCCGGTGATGTATCTGATCACCGCCCGGTTCTCGAGCGGTGAAGAAGTCGCGGTGGAATGA
- a CDS encoding efflux RND transporter periplasmic adaptor subunit: MNTPTSGPPRSLKHLVLNIVVSIAILAGCLFGYTLLGERKRPARSKPNKPAATAVTTETLQRHQGPLSINSNGVVVPLREIRLATEVAGRVIKQSVNLRPGREVSEGETLIQLDPTEYEMEVRRLAAQKTQEDAELAAADVSIENTAHLLSLAEEQVQLASGERARTDALVARQAASVSEVEIAKRAELTAKSALVELQNRERELVAQRTLILRKQALTEVAIERAKLDLSRTTVRSPIRGRVVQSGVEEQSFIAAGTSFVTIEDTTAIEVRSNLTVDQMYWVWNSAAMANQFESGDHGDRVPPVSATIQYRLGKRVYQWQAVLTRIDGAGIDLDTRTYPCLLRVDSPADVVAVDADASRDPIMDDSPLAPNLVMDGPRRLMRGMFVSVTMNVHPSRTLYRVNEIAIRPGNRIWLDVDGKLRVVPVEVVSRMNNGVIVDADIDSAVPTATMKSDQVAVIVSPVSDPKDGMPVMGSGPTARQAGSTPTRIADDVSGLDSEKAAG; the protein is encoded by the coding sequence ATGAATACCCCTACTTCCGGGCCTCCGCGGTCCCTCAAGCACCTCGTTTTGAACATCGTGGTTTCGATCGCGATCTTAGCTGGCTGTTTGTTTGGCTACACCTTACTCGGGGAACGTAAACGCCCCGCGCGATCGAAGCCTAACAAACCGGCGGCGACTGCGGTGACGACCGAGACACTGCAGCGGCATCAAGGTCCGCTTTCGATCAACTCTAATGGCGTGGTGGTGCCCTTGCGGGAAATTCGCCTTGCCACCGAGGTGGCCGGCCGCGTGATCAAGCAATCGGTGAATCTGCGTCCTGGTCGCGAGGTGTCCGAAGGGGAAACACTAATCCAGTTGGACCCCACCGAATACGAAATGGAAGTTCGCCGGTTGGCAGCCCAAAAGACGCAGGAGGATGCGGAATTGGCTGCCGCGGACGTCAGCATCGAAAACACGGCCCATTTGCTTAGCTTGGCCGAAGAGCAAGTGCAACTCGCTAGCGGCGAACGGGCGCGTACGGATGCACTAGTCGCTCGCCAAGCGGCGTCGGTCAGCGAAGTCGAAATTGCCAAGCGAGCCGAGTTGACTGCGAAATCGGCTTTGGTCGAACTGCAAAATCGCGAGCGAGAGCTGGTTGCCCAACGCACTTTGATCTTGAGAAAGCAAGCGTTGACCGAGGTGGCGATCGAGCGGGCTAAGCTTGACCTGTCTCGCACCACGGTCCGTTCTCCGATCCGCGGTCGGGTGGTGCAAAGCGGGGTCGAAGAGCAGTCGTTTATTGCCGCAGGCACCTCGTTTGTGACGATCGAAGATACGACCGCGATCGAAGTCCGATCGAATTTGACGGTGGATCAAATGTATTGGGTCTGGAATTCGGCCGCGATGGCGAACCAATTTGAATCGGGGGATCATGGCGACCGCGTTCCTCCGGTCAGCGCGACCATCCAGTACCGCTTGGGAAAACGCGTCTACCAGTGGCAAGCGGTTTTGACGCGGATTGATGGTGCGGGCATCGACTTGGACACACGCACCTACCCGTGTTTGCTGCGTGTCGATTCGCCCGCAGACGTCGTGGCTGTCGACGCGGATGCAAGTCGGGATCCCATCATGGACGACTCGCCGCTTGCCCCCAATCTTGTGATGGACGGCCCGAGACGCTTGATGCGTGGCATGTTTGTCTCGGTCACGATGAATGTCCATCCAAGTCGAACGCTGTACCGGGTCAATGAGATTGCGATTCGTCCAGGAAACCGGATTTGGTTAGACGTTGACGGAAAATTACGTGTAGTGCCCGTTGAAGTGGTGAGCCGGATGAACAATGGGGTGATCGTCGATGCCGATATCGATTCGGCGGTGCCGACAGCGACGATGAAATCGGATCAGGTCGCCGTGATTGTTTCCCCGGTCAGCGATCCCAAAGACGGCATGCCGGTGATGGGATCGGGACCGACGGCGCGACAGGCGGGAAGTACTCCCACGCGAATTGCCGATGACGTTTCGGGGCTCGATTCAGAAAAGGCGGCAGGATGA
- a CDS encoding site-specific integrase, with translation MPRREQSLPPYRHHKASDRALVCLNGQVNYLGKYNSPESRELYDRKIAEWLAAGRRLVSDDPITINELAADFITHAESYYVKDGEQTTEVNSFRQVVRTLCRLYGDDPVTEFGPLALKACRQQWIDNGLTRQSVNKQQGRLVRIFKWGVAEEMVPESVWNALRAVEGLRKGRTDAPEMMEVPPVNLEDVQAVLPFLSPVVAAMIRLQLLTGMRPGEVCKLRPCDVDRSGKVWEYRVGSHKTEHHGRKRVAYIGPDAQVVLTPFLLRPSDAPCFSAAESREWYREQAHASRTTPQSCGNRRGRKYGRTKPAKQRRLPRPFFTSSSYGKAIADACKKAWPVPEEISHDNAAAKAWHDSHRWAPNQLRHTRGTEIRSKFGLEAAQVILGHAKADVTQIYAEVDRQKAIDVTLQIG, from the coding sequence ATGCCGCGTCGTGAACAGTCTTTGCCGCCTTATCGGCATCACAAGGCCTCGGACCGTGCTTTGGTCTGCTTGAATGGCCAAGTCAACTATCTGGGCAAATACAATTCGCCCGAGTCACGCGAATTGTACGATCGCAAGATCGCTGAATGGTTGGCTGCCGGCCGGCGATTGGTTTCCGATGACCCGATCACCATCAATGAGTTGGCGGCTGATTTTATCACCCACGCCGAATCGTATTACGTTAAAGATGGCGAGCAGACAACGGAGGTGAATTCGTTTCGCCAAGTCGTTCGCACGCTGTGTCGGCTGTATGGTGACGATCCAGTCACCGAATTTGGACCGCTCGCACTAAAGGCATGTCGGCAGCAATGGATCGACAACGGATTGACGCGGCAATCGGTCAACAAGCAACAAGGGCGACTGGTTCGCATATTCAAGTGGGGCGTCGCTGAGGAGATGGTGCCCGAGTCGGTGTGGAACGCCTTGCGAGCCGTCGAAGGACTGAGGAAGGGACGCACCGATGCCCCCGAAATGATGGAGGTGCCGCCGGTCAATCTCGAAGACGTCCAAGCGGTGCTGCCCTTTCTGTCGCCCGTCGTCGCGGCAATGATCCGTTTGCAGTTGTTGACGGGAATGCGACCGGGCGAAGTGTGTAAGTTGCGGCCGTGCGACGTCGATCGCTCGGGCAAAGTTTGGGAATACCGCGTCGGTAGCCACAAGACCGAACACCACGGTCGCAAACGAGTCGCGTACATCGGCCCCGATGCCCAAGTCGTACTGACGCCGTTCCTATTGCGGCCGTCTGATGCCCCGTGCTTCTCGGCGGCTGAATCTCGCGAATGGTACCGAGAACAGGCGCACGCATCACGCACGACGCCCCAATCATGTGGTAACCGGCGGGGTCGCAAATACGGACGCACAAAGCCAGCGAAGCAACGTCGGTTGCCACGCCCCTTTTTCACCAGCAGCAGCTACGGAAAAGCGATCGCCGATGCTTGCAAGAAAGCATGGCCCGTGCCCGAGGAAATCTCGCATGACAACGCTGCGGCCAAGGCATGGCACGATTCGCATCGTTGGGCGCCGAACCAACTGCGTCACACCCGCGGCACCGAGATCCGGTCAAAGTTTGGGCTCGAAGCGGCCCAGGTTATCCTCGGCCACGCGAAAGCCGACGTGACGCAAATCTATGCGGAAGTGGACCGACAAAAAGCGATCGATGTCACGCTTCAAATTGGCTAG
- a CDS encoding FxLYD domain-containing protein has product MRVAGLVLLVVFASRTHAESPTIHTWRSQDGRVIEGGFGGIDGDGKSITVLIPRVVPLSALDDDSLALAKSMARGKESMPAVDDEKIDEPAVAPLADDFIPLFDRDHCDSAMWRTLSERDQTELVGGLVYLASQSVEASGKLVESVATPKRLNDVVRYARDEIDKLARTVDDQTQTIEDLFRQWAGSQKWFRRDAAAEDVSIRQVVEGVAFFDIVKLAFDKRYPKITGKVRNERDRKLTLGTFHCNWFEGDSLVGVTPIFVGDLEPGQVRSFQAVLAPDAKVTDSAKLRTEITSVHILFSDE; this is encoded by the coding sequence ATGAGAGTTGCTGGGCTGGTCTTGCTTGTGGTTTTCGCATCTCGGACTCATGCCGAATCACCGACGATCCACACTTGGCGATCACAAGATGGCCGGGTGATCGAAGGGGGGTTCGGCGGAATCGACGGTGATGGAAAATCGATCACGGTTCTGATCCCACGTGTCGTTCCTCTTTCCGCGTTGGACGACGATTCGCTTGCATTGGCGAAATCGATGGCCCGCGGAAAAGAATCAATGCCAGCGGTCGATGATGAGAAAATTGATGAACCGGCGGTCGCACCCCTGGCCGACGATTTTATTCCGCTATTTGATCGCGATCATTGTGATTCGGCGATGTGGCGGACACTATCCGAGCGTGACCAAACGGAGCTCGTGGGTGGTTTGGTTTACCTTGCTAGTCAATCGGTTGAGGCTTCGGGCAAATTGGTCGAAAGCGTTGCGACACCGAAGCGGCTCAATGATGTGGTTCGATACGCTCGCGACGAGATTGACAAATTGGCGAGGACCGTCGATGACCAAACTCAAACGATCGAGGACTTGTTTCGGCAGTGGGCCGGATCGCAGAAATGGTTTCGCCGTGACGCTGCCGCCGAGGATGTCTCGATTCGACAAGTTGTCGAGGGGGTTGCGTTTTTCGACATCGTGAAACTGGCATTTGATAAAAGGTATCCCAAAATCACCGGAAAAGTTCGGAACGAAAGAGACCGAAAGTTGACTCTCGGCACGTTCCATTGCAATTGGTTCGAAGGCGATTCGTTGGTTGGGGTGACGCCGATCTTTGTCGGAGACTTGGAACCTGGGCAAGTGCGATCGTTTCAAGCAGTGTTGGCACCGGATGCAAAGGTGACTGACTCCGCCAAGCTGCGAACCGAAATTACGTCAGTTCACATTCTTTTCTCTGACGAGTGA
- a CDS encoding DUF1580 domain-containing protein: protein MTTTQNAAEQMITSRDIPAAVEQITGLRPHYNTIRRWRTIGICGVKLQTRRIGGRVVTSRDWLEQFFDDVTFARQSNSITDAPRDGEYSPAAKRRNERAKAKLKAKGLL from the coding sequence ATGACCACCACCCAAAACGCAGCCGAGCAAATGATCACATCGCGTGACATTCCCGCCGCGGTTGAGCAAATCACCGGATTGCGGCCGCATTACAACACCATTCGTCGCTGGCGAACCATTGGGATTTGCGGTGTCAAGTTGCAAACCCGACGTATCGGCGGACGCGTTGTCACCAGCCGCGATTGGCTCGAGCAGTTTTTTGATGACGTCACGTTCGCACGCCAATCCAATTCGATTACCGACGCCCCGCGTGATGGCGAATACTCGCCCGCCGCCAAACGGCGCAACGAACGAGCCAAAGCCAAGTTGAAAGCCAAAGGGCTTCTGTAA